In Drosophila santomea strain STO CAGO 1482 chromosome 3L, Prin_Dsan_1.1, whole genome shotgun sequence, a single window of DNA contains:
- the LOC120449739 gene encoding protein rhomboid isoform X2: MSGKRTRSFKCAVHHRDREVCSENDFQLVLNEPPLFQKMVHAVAMEILPEERDRKYYADRYTCCPPPFFIILVTLVELGFFVYHSVVTGEAAPRGPIPSNSMFIYRPDKRHEIWRFLFYMVLHAGWLHLGFNVAVQLVFGLPLEMVHGSTRIACIYFSGVLAGSLGTSIFDPEVFLVGASGGVYALLAAHLANVLLNYHQMRYGVIKLLHILVFVSFDFGFAIYARYAGDELQLGSSSEYLAIDQMETVGAVSYVAHLAGAIAGLTIGLLVLKSFEQKLHEQLLWWIALGTYLALVVFAIAFNMMNGFAMFNIHVEKIRVTETIFNDFQV, from the exons ATGAGCGGCAAGCGGACACGTAGCTTCAAGTGCGCCGTACACCATCGAGATCGTGAAGTCTGCTCCGAAAACGATTTCCAGCTGGTGCTGAACGAACCGCCACTCTTTCAGAAAATGGTGCACGCCGTGGCCATGGAGATCCTGCCCGAGGAGCGGGATCGCAAGTACTACGCCGATCGCTACACCTGCTGTCCGCCGCCCTTTTTCATCATCCTGGTTACTCTAGTGGAG CTGGGCTTTTTTGTTTACCACTCAGTTGTCACCGGCGAGGCGGCACCAAGGGGACCCATACCCTCGAACTCCATGTTCATCTACCGTCCGGATAAGCGGCACGAGATCTGGCGCTTCCTATTCTACATGGTGCTCCATGCCGGGTGGCTCCATCTCGGCTTCAACGTGGCAGTGCAGCTGGTTTTTGGCTTGCCACTGGAGATGGTTCATGGTTCCACGAGGATAGCATGCATCTACTTTTCCGGCGTGTTGGCTGGAAGCCTGGGCACTAGCATCTTTGACCCGGAGGTGTTCCTTGTGGGTGCCAGTGGTGGAGTCTACGCTCTGCTGGCCGCTCACCTGGCAAATGTGCTGCTCAACTATCACCAGATGCGTTATGGAGTCATCAAGTTGCTTCACATTCTGGTCTTCG TTTcctttgactttggctttgCCATCTATGCGCGCTATGCTGGCGACGAACTGCAGCTGGGATCCTCGAGTGAATACCTGGCCATAGACCAGATGGAAACGGTGGGCGCTGTTTCGTATGTGGCCCATTTGGCGGGTGCCATTGCTGGCCTTACTATCGGTCTGCTGGTTCTGAAGAGCTTTGAGCAGAAGCTACACGAGCAGCTGCTCTGGTGGATCGCCTTGGGAACCTACTTGGCGCTGGTGGTCTTTGCCATCGCCTTCAACATGATGAATGGATTTGCGATGTTTAACATTCACGTGGAGAAGATCCGTGTGACGGAAACCATTTTCAATGATTTCCAGGTGTGA
- the LOC120449740 gene encoding dynein light chain roadblock-type 2 produces MSKLYLKAIEEVVQRNTDNTNRITEQAQGFVVSENATDSLLHTSFDLTTAQSIVKHLHASFLKLAQSCVRDLDTEDKLCFLRVKTRKHEFLVSPEDAFTVTVVL; encoded by the coding sequence ATGTCGAAATTATATCTAAAGGCCATTGAGGAGGTGGTGCAGCGAAACACTGACAACACCAACCGGATTACGGAGCAGGCGCAGGGATTTGTGGTGTCGGAGAACGCCACGGACAGTCTGCTGCACACGTCCTTCGATTTAACCACGGCCCAGTCGATTGTGAAGCACCTGCACGCCAGTTTCCTGAAATTGGCCCAGAGCTGCGTCCGTGATCTGGACACCGAAGATAAGCTGTGCTTCCTGCGCGTGAAAACCCGCAAGCACGAATTCCTGGTTAGTCCCGAGGATGCCTTCACTGTGACCGTGGTATTGTAA
- the LOC120449737 gene encoding protein zer-1 homolog isoform X1 has product MSCKVRLMEDGSLDEEPLTLKEIAYQKLCNNLDIISSHRPDGQRGLNPGIVLPNEICDGFLENYQRFNRPLDDSVIRLFEDTQRTSLKIVNLRNSTLSSIGLETLMRHKLFALSMWYCDMITVGSHHLLAHYGDSLRSLELGISSHLLQYAEPNEKEPVDFQLTCPHLRRLVLNGVVMHHRLQFAHLHDLGHLDLTSCVLANFSLEALGSLPNLHTLILFNVWPIANQLHAICCLRRLCTLDISISSSGNGHGTYDLPDQTLEMLMDNLRHLTHLDISGTNLAGNGVATKESTSTSGSQPSTKMEQHFALTDIPGLASRTQRPLQFLGLYHTAHWACKRHDIPALEVAGDANEQQILTAARYYHDRPVLLTRVLNDLYHLFRFENCKDIHTALDVVLSAMDRHLKFKHMQISGSATLFYIVKGRDRSKFGALLRNHIIRTLLNGMEMHITDDTMLRNGYLTLTQFHMPVDVLFEYERLIKILLHGVSKTEQEGFVQRIAIYLLNTLACQVDGRQKLFLGELGVVSTMFTLIKDRLTRSVFDDVMEVAWSTMWNVTDETAINCKRFLDGRGMEYFLKCLHTFPDRDELLRNMMGLLGNVAEVKWLRPKLMTQEFIEVFARLLDSLSDGIEVGGSSASVVARVREREMDSAYHAYLRFQVSYNAAGVLAHIASDGADAWTIKTPSREHVLERMVAAIQRWNIKSERNINYRSFEPILSLVRCYETPQCQHWAVWALANLTQVYPEKYCKLVEQENGIQILNELIEHESPYCEIKRIARMVIEQCESGSDRMVEG; this is encoded by the exons ATGAGCTGCAAGGTGCGGCTGATGGAGGACGGCTCGCTGGACGAGGAGCCGCTGACCCTCAAGGAGATCGCCTACCAGAAGCTGTGCAACAACCTGGACATCATCAGCAGCCACCGCCCAGATGGACAGCGCGGCCTCAATCCGGGCATCGTGCTGCCCAACGAGATCTGCGACGGCTTCCTGGAGAACTACCAGCGATTTAATCGCCCGCTGGACGACAGCGTCATCCGCCTCTTCGAGGACACACAGCGCACTTCGCTCAAGATCGTCAATCTGCGCAACAGCACCCTGAGCAGTATAG GCTTGGAGACTCTGATGCGCCACAAACTGTTCGCTTTGTCCATGTGGTACTGTGACATGATAACCGTGGGCTCTCACCACCTTCTGGCCCACTACGGCGACAGTCTGCGATCCCTGGAGCTGGGCATCAGTTCCCATCTGCTGCAGTACGCGGAGCCCAACGAAAAGGAACCAGTGGACTTCCAGTTAACCTGTCCCCATCTGCGGCGGCTAGTGCTCAATGGTGTGGTCATGCACCACCGGCTGCAGTTCGCCCACCTGCACGATCTGGGCCACCTGGACCTGACCTCCTGTGTGCTGGCCAACTTCAGTCTGGAGGCATTGGGCTCGCTGCCCAATCTGCACACGCTCATCCTGTTCAATGTGTGGCCCATCGCCAACCAGCTGCATGCGATCTGCTGTTTGAGGCGTCTGTGCACTCTGGACATATCCATCTCCAGTTCCGGGAATGGCCACGGCACCTACGATCTGCCTGATCAGACGCTGGAGATGCTGATGGATAACCTGCGGCATCTCACACACTTGGACATCTCGGGCACGAATTTGGCCGGCAACGGTGTGGCCACCAAGGAGTCGACGAGTACCAGTGGCTCGCAGCCGAGCACCAAAATGGAGCAACACTTTGCCCTGACAGACATCCCGGGGTTAGCGTCACGCACCCAGCGACCGCTGCAGTTCCTCGGGCTCTATCACACGGCCCACTGGGCATGCAAAAGACACGATATTCCAGCTTTGGAGGTGGCTGGCGATGCCAACGAGCAGCAAATCCTTACTGCAGCCCGCTATTATCACGACAGACCAGTGCTTCTGACAAGAGTTCTCAACGACTTGTACCACCTGTTCCGCTTCGAGAACTGCAAGGACATACACACAGCACTGGATGTTGTGCTCTCCGCCATGGATCGGCATCTCAAGTTCAAGCACATGCAAATCTCCGGCAG TGCCACGCTGTTCTACATTGTCAAGGGCAGGGATCGATCCAAGTTTGGAGCTCTACTGCGCAATCACATCATTCGTACGCTGCTGAATGGCATGGAAATGCACATCACCGACGACACCATGCTGCGGAATGGTTACCTCACGCTCACCCAGTTTCACATGCCAGTCGATGTG CTCTTCGAGTACGAGCGCCTTATCAAGATCTTGCTGCACGGCGTTTCCAAGACGGAACAAGAGGGATTTGTTCAGCGCATCGCAATCTACCTGCTGAACACACTTGCTTGCCAGGTGGATGGGCGGCAAAAGCTCTTCCTGGGCGAGTTGGGCGTAGTTAGT ACCATGTTCACGTTGATAAAGGATCGCCTGACTCGCTCCGTCTTCGACGATGTGATGGAGGTGGCTTGGTCCACCATGTGGAACGTAACCGATGAGACTGCTATTAATTGTAAGAGATTCCTCGATGGACGTGGCATGGAGTATTTCCTTAAGTGTTTACAT ACCTTCCCGGATCGTGACGAGCTGTTGCGCAATATGATGGGCCTGCTGGGCAATGTGGCTGAGGTGAAGTGGCTGCGGCCCAAGCTGATGACCCAGGAGTTCATTGAAGTGTTTGCCCGCCTGCTGGACTCCCTGAGTGATGGCATCGAGGTGGGTGGTTCTAGTGCGAGTGTGGTGGCGAGAGTGCGGGAGAGAGAGATGGACAGTGCTTACCATGCCTACCTGCGCTTCCAGGTCAGCTACAATGCGGCTGGAGTGCTGGCGCACATTGCCTCGGACGGAGCGGATGCCTGGACGATCAAGACGCCCAGTCGGGAGCACGTGCTGGAGCGCATGGTGGCCGCCATTCAGCGGTGGAACATCAAGAGCGAGCGGAACATCAACTACCGCAGCTTTGAGCCGATCCTCAGTCTGGTGCGCTGCTACGAGACGCCCCAGTGCCAACATTGGGCGGTTTGGGCCCTGGCCAATCTGACACAG GTTTATCCCGAGAAATATTGCAAGCTGGTGGAGCAGGAGAACGGCATCCAGATCCTCAACGAGCTGATCGAGCACGAGAGTCCCTACTGCGAGATCAAGCGCATCGCCCGCATGGTCATAGAGCAGTGCGAATCCGGATCGGATCGTATGGTCGAAGGCTAA
- the LOC120449739 gene encoding protein rhomboid isoform X1, whose protein sequence is MWPGSERGSSRALEIPTSQQNAGGSSQQETLADIEHISTIAGSLASIGSLSHTQMRYQCTNDAGYDTEHTSLNSDFDEAELRRELLRDKWKLLFDMFDPEGFGEISVEEFLVALKSPEFLSQVPMNKRELLLERAKKAKLPTGPGYVTFQDFVNVMSGKRTRSFKCAVHHRDREVCSENDFQLVLNEPPLFQKMVHAVAMEILPEERDRKYYADRYTCCPPPFFIILVTLVELGFFVYHSVVTGEAAPRGPIPSNSMFIYRPDKRHEIWRFLFYMVLHAGWLHLGFNVAVQLVFGLPLEMVHGSTRIACIYFSGVLAGSLGTSIFDPEVFLVGASGGVYALLAAHLANVLLNYHQMRYGVIKLLHILVFVSFDFGFAIYARYAGDELQLGSSSEYLAIDQMETVGAVSYVAHLAGAIAGLTIGLLVLKSFEQKLHEQLLWWIALGTYLALVVFAIAFNMMNGFAMFNIHVEKIRVTETIFNDFQV, encoded by the exons ATGTGGCCCGGCTCCGAGCGAGGAAGCTCGCGGGCACTGGAAATCCCAACCAGCCAGCAAAATGCCGGCGGTAGTAGTCAGCAGGAGACTCTGGCCGACATCGAACACATATCCACCATCGCCGGATCCCTGGCCTCCATTGGATCCCTCTCGCACACCCAAATGCGCTAC CAATGCACCAATGATGCCGGCTATGATACGGAGCACACGTCCTTGAACTCGGACTTTGATGAAGCCGAGCTGCGTCGGGAGCTACTAAGAGAT AAATGGAAACTCCTCTTTGATATG TTCGATCCCGAGGGGTTTGGCGAAATATCCGTCGAGGAGTTCCTGGTGGCCCTCAAGTCGCCGGAGTTCCTATCCCAAGTGCCTATGAACAAGCGGGAGCTGCTTTTGGAGCGGGCCAAGAAGGCAAAGCTGCCCACAGGACCCGGCTACGTGACGTTCCAGGACTTTGTGAATGTG ATGAGCGGCAAGCGGACACGTAGCTTCAAGTGCGCCGTACACCATCGAGATCGTGAAGTCTGCTCCGAAAACGATTTCCAGCTGGTGCTGAACGAACCGCCACTCTTTCAGAAAATGGTGCACGCCGTGGCCATGGAGATCCTGCCCGAGGAGCGGGATCGCAAGTACTACGCCGATCGCTACACCTGCTGTCCGCCGCCCTTTTTCATCATCCTGGTTACTCTAGTGGAG CTGGGCTTTTTTGTTTACCACTCAGTTGTCACCGGCGAGGCGGCACCAAGGGGACCCATACCCTCGAACTCCATGTTCATCTACCGTCCGGATAAGCGGCACGAGATCTGGCGCTTCCTATTCTACATGGTGCTCCATGCCGGGTGGCTCCATCTCGGCTTCAACGTGGCAGTGCAGCTGGTTTTTGGCTTGCCACTGGAGATGGTTCATGGTTCCACGAGGATAGCATGCATCTACTTTTCCGGCGTGTTGGCTGGAAGCCTGGGCACTAGCATCTTTGACCCGGAGGTGTTCCTTGTGGGTGCCAGTGGTGGAGTCTACGCTCTGCTGGCCGCTCACCTGGCAAATGTGCTGCTCAACTATCACCAGATGCGTTATGGAGTCATCAAGTTGCTTCACATTCTGGTCTTCG TTTcctttgactttggctttgCCATCTATGCGCGCTATGCTGGCGACGAACTGCAGCTGGGATCCTCGAGTGAATACCTGGCCATAGACCAGATGGAAACGGTGGGCGCTGTTTCGTATGTGGCCCATTTGGCGGGTGCCATTGCTGGCCTTACTATCGGTCTGCTGGTTCTGAAGAGCTTTGAGCAGAAGCTACACGAGCAGCTGCTCTGGTGGATCGCCTTGGGAACCTACTTGGCGCTGGTGGTCTTTGCCATCGCCTTCAACATGATGAATGGATTTGCGATGTTTAACATTCACGTGGAGAAGATCCGTGTGACGGAAACCATTTTCAATGATTTCCAGGTGTGA
- the LOC120448567 gene encoding N-alpha-acetyltransferase 30: MGDAVLEAVLIQKGSDPKAFQEEKGLEKIDTSVQEPRDIPKSEGITFCVFQDESQLKVLMSLIDKELSEPYSIYTYRYFVYNWPDLCFFALDGDRYVGVIVCKLEATREGLLQGYIAMLAVDVEYRKRGIGKALSEMAIEAMAMKDAAMIVLETELSNKPALALYQSLGFIRERRFLRYYMNGVDAFHLKLMLHDHGALSLNED, encoded by the coding sequence ATGGGGGATGCTGTATTGGAAGCAGTTCTTATTCAAAAGGGTTCTGATCCCAAAGCCTTTCAAGAGGAAAAGGGTCTGGAGAAGATTGATACATCCGTTCAAGAACCCAGGGATATCCCAAAGTCAGAAGGGATAACTTTTTGTGTCTTCCAAGACGAGTCACAGTTGAAGGTGCTCATGAGCCTGATCGACAAGGAGCTTTCCGAGCCGTACTCCATTTACACCTATCGCTACTTTGTGTACAACTGGCCAGACCTCTGCTTCTTCGCCCTGGATGGAGATCGCTACGTGGGCGTGATAGTGTGCAAGTTGGAAGCGACGAGAGAAGGACTTCTGCAGGGCTATATCGCCATGTTGGCGGTGGATGTGGAGTACAGGAAGCGGGGTATTGGAAAGGCGCTCTCGGAAATGGCGATTGAAGCCATGGCGATGAAGGACGCAGCCATGATTGTCCTGGAAACGGAGCTGAGCAACAAACCTGCATTGGCACTCTATCAGAGTCTGGGATTTATACGGGAACGGCGTTTTTTGCGTTACTACATGAATGGCGTGGATGCCTTTCATCTGAAGCTAATGCTCCACGATCACGGCGCCTTGTCCTTGAACGAGGATTAG
- the LOC120449737 gene encoding protein zer-1 homolog isoform X2, giving the protein MSCKVRLMEDGSLDEEPLTLKEIAYQKLCNNLDIISSHRPDGQRGLNPGIVLPNEICDGFLENYQRFNRPLDDSVIRLFEDTQRTSLKIVNLRNSTLSSIGLETLMRHKLFALSMWYCDMITVGSHHLLAHYGDSLRSLELGISSHLLQYAEPNEKEPVDFQLTCPHLRRLVLNGVVMHHRLQFAHLHDLGHLDLTSCVLANFSLEALGSLPNLHTLILFNVWPIANQLHAICCLRRLCTLDISISSSGNGHGTYDLPDQTLEMLMDNLRHLTHLDISGTNLAGNGVATKESTSTSGSQPSTKMEQHFALTDIPGLASRTQRPLQFLGLYHTAHWACKRHDIPALEVAGDANEQQILTAARYYHDRPVLLTRVLNDLYHLFRFENCKDIHTALDVVLSAMDRHLKFKHMQISGSATLFYIVKGRDRSKFGALLRNHIIRTLLNGMEMHITDDTMLRNGYLTLTQFHMPVDVLFEYERLIKILLHGVSKTEQEGFVQRIAIYLLNTLACQVDGRQKLFLGELGVVSTMFTLIKDRLTRSVFDDVMEVAWSTMWNVTDETAINCKRFLDGRGMEYFLKCLHTFPDRDELLRNMMGLLGNVAEVKWLRPKLMTQEFIEVFARLLDSLSDGIEVSYNAAGVLAHIASDGADAWTIKTPSREHVLERMVAAIQRWNIKSERNINYRSFEPILSLVRCYETPQCQHWAVWALANLTQVYPEKYCKLVEQENGIQILNELIEHESPYCEIKRIARMVIEQCESGSDRMVEG; this is encoded by the exons ATGAGCTGCAAGGTGCGGCTGATGGAGGACGGCTCGCTGGACGAGGAGCCGCTGACCCTCAAGGAGATCGCCTACCAGAAGCTGTGCAACAACCTGGACATCATCAGCAGCCACCGCCCAGATGGACAGCGCGGCCTCAATCCGGGCATCGTGCTGCCCAACGAGATCTGCGACGGCTTCCTGGAGAACTACCAGCGATTTAATCGCCCGCTGGACGACAGCGTCATCCGCCTCTTCGAGGACACACAGCGCACTTCGCTCAAGATCGTCAATCTGCGCAACAGCACCCTGAGCAGTATAG GCTTGGAGACTCTGATGCGCCACAAACTGTTCGCTTTGTCCATGTGGTACTGTGACATGATAACCGTGGGCTCTCACCACCTTCTGGCCCACTACGGCGACAGTCTGCGATCCCTGGAGCTGGGCATCAGTTCCCATCTGCTGCAGTACGCGGAGCCCAACGAAAAGGAACCAGTGGACTTCCAGTTAACCTGTCCCCATCTGCGGCGGCTAGTGCTCAATGGTGTGGTCATGCACCACCGGCTGCAGTTCGCCCACCTGCACGATCTGGGCCACCTGGACCTGACCTCCTGTGTGCTGGCCAACTTCAGTCTGGAGGCATTGGGCTCGCTGCCCAATCTGCACACGCTCATCCTGTTCAATGTGTGGCCCATCGCCAACCAGCTGCATGCGATCTGCTGTTTGAGGCGTCTGTGCACTCTGGACATATCCATCTCCAGTTCCGGGAATGGCCACGGCACCTACGATCTGCCTGATCAGACGCTGGAGATGCTGATGGATAACCTGCGGCATCTCACACACTTGGACATCTCGGGCACGAATTTGGCCGGCAACGGTGTGGCCACCAAGGAGTCGACGAGTACCAGTGGCTCGCAGCCGAGCACCAAAATGGAGCAACACTTTGCCCTGACAGACATCCCGGGGTTAGCGTCACGCACCCAGCGACCGCTGCAGTTCCTCGGGCTCTATCACACGGCCCACTGGGCATGCAAAAGACACGATATTCCAGCTTTGGAGGTGGCTGGCGATGCCAACGAGCAGCAAATCCTTACTGCAGCCCGCTATTATCACGACAGACCAGTGCTTCTGACAAGAGTTCTCAACGACTTGTACCACCTGTTCCGCTTCGAGAACTGCAAGGACATACACACAGCACTGGATGTTGTGCTCTCCGCCATGGATCGGCATCTCAAGTTCAAGCACATGCAAATCTCCGGCAG TGCCACGCTGTTCTACATTGTCAAGGGCAGGGATCGATCCAAGTTTGGAGCTCTACTGCGCAATCACATCATTCGTACGCTGCTGAATGGCATGGAAATGCACATCACCGACGACACCATGCTGCGGAATGGTTACCTCACGCTCACCCAGTTTCACATGCCAGTCGATGTG CTCTTCGAGTACGAGCGCCTTATCAAGATCTTGCTGCACGGCGTTTCCAAGACGGAACAAGAGGGATTTGTTCAGCGCATCGCAATCTACCTGCTGAACACACTTGCTTGCCAGGTGGATGGGCGGCAAAAGCTCTTCCTGGGCGAGTTGGGCGTAGTTAGT ACCATGTTCACGTTGATAAAGGATCGCCTGACTCGCTCCGTCTTCGACGATGTGATGGAGGTGGCTTGGTCCACCATGTGGAACGTAACCGATGAGACTGCTATTAATTGTAAGAGATTCCTCGATGGACGTGGCATGGAGTATTTCCTTAAGTGTTTACAT ACCTTCCCGGATCGTGACGAGCTGTTGCGCAATATGATGGGCCTGCTGGGCAATGTGGCTGAGGTGAAGTGGCTGCGGCCCAAGCTGATGACCCAGGAGTTCATTGAAGTGTTTGCCCGCCTGCTGGACTCCCTGAGTGATGGCATCGAG GTCAGCTACAATGCGGCTGGAGTGCTGGCGCACATTGCCTCGGACGGAGCGGATGCCTGGACGATCAAGACGCCCAGTCGGGAGCACGTGCTGGAGCGCATGGTGGCCGCCATTCAGCGGTGGAACATCAAGAGCGAGCGGAACATCAACTACCGCAGCTTTGAGCCGATCCTCAGTCTGGTGCGCTGCTACGAGACGCCCCAGTGCCAACATTGGGCGGTTTGGGCCCTGGCCAATCTGACACAG GTTTATCCCGAGAAATATTGCAAGCTGGTGGAGCAGGAGAACGGCATCCAGATCCTCAACGAGCTGATCGAGCACGAGAGTCCCTACTGCGAGATCAAGCGCATCGCCCGCATGGTCATAGAGCAGTGCGAATCCGGATCGGATCGTATGGTCGAAGGCTAA
- the LOC120449361 gene encoding protein rhomboid, with product MENPTQNVNETKVDLGQEKEAAQEEEVEHSTAAKETIIDIPASCPSSSNSSSYDTDCSTASSTCCTRQGEHIYMQREAIPATPLPEAEDLSLLKYVHRQHWPWFILVISIIEIAIFAYDRYTMPAQNFGLPVPIPSDSVLVYRPDRRLQVWRFFSYMFLHANWFHLGFNIVIQLFFGIPLEVMHGTTRIGVIYMAGVFAGSLGTSVVDSEVFLVGASGGVYALLAAHLANITLNYAHMKSASTQLGSVVIFVSCDLGYALYTQYFDGSAFAKGPQVSYIAHLTGALAGLTIGFLVLKNFGHREYEQLIWWLALGVYCAFTVFAIVFNLINTVTAQLMEEQGEEITQHLLHDLGVS from the exons ATGGAGAACCCAACACAGAATGTAAACGAAACCAAGGTGGATTTGGGCCAGGAGAAGGAGGCGgcgcaggaggaggaggtggagcaTTCCACCGCCGCCAAGGAGACCATCATTGACATTCCCGCCTCGTGCCCCAGTTCCTCCAACTCCTCGTCCTACGACACCGATTGCAGCACGGCGAGCAGCACCTGCTGCACCCGCCAGGGCGAGCACATCTACATGCAGCGGGAGGCCAttccggccacgccccttccGGAGGCGGAGGATCTGAGCCTGCTGAAGTACGTCCACCGCCAGCACTGGCCGTGGTTCATCCTAGTGATCTCCATCATTGAG ATTGCCATCTTCGCCTACGACCGCTACACAATGCCCGCCCAGAACTTCGGGCTCCCCGTTCCGATTCCGTCGGATTCGGTGCTGGTCTATCGTCCGGACAGGCGGCTGCAGGTGTGGCGCTTCTTCAGCTACATGTTCCTGCACGCCAACTGGTTCCACCTGGGCTTCAACATCGTCATCCAGCTGTTCTTCGGCATTCCCCTGGAGGTGATGCACGGCACGACCAGGATCGGTGTGATCTACATGGCGGGCGTTTTCGCCGGATCCCTGGGCACCAGTGTCGTCGACTCGGAGGTCTTCCTGGTGGGCGCCAGCGGTGGCGTCTATGCCCTCTTGGCCGCTCATCTGGCCAACATCACACTGAACTATGCGCACATGAAGAGCGCATCCACGCAGCTCGGATCAGTTGTCATCTTTG TCTCCTGCGACCTGGGCTATGCTCTCTACACCCAATACTTCGATGGCAGCGCCTTCGCCAAGGGTCCCCAGGTGTCGTACATTGCCCACCTGACGGGAGCCCTGGCCGGACTCACGATCGGGTTCCTGGTGCTGAAGAACTTCGGTCACCGCGAGTACGAGCAGCTCATCTGGTGGCTGGCCTTGGGTGTCTACTGTGCCTTCACCGTCTTCGCCATCGTGTTCAACCTGATCAACACGGTGACCGCCCAGCTGATGGAGGAGCAGGGCGAGGAGATCACCCAGCATCTGCTGCACGACCTGGGAGTGTCCTAA